One Tindallia magadiensis genomic region harbors:
- a CDS encoding complex I subunit 5 family protein: MNLARIIIQIGLPLLFVAFVAMEVVVIPLVGSKERRLRRTLVKAYILITTILFLLTFPEVLREPIIYNITGVFETGIFFKVDLLNFPLLILAGMLWLVIGYFSREDINYIFYTVTYIATIGTLLAGDLLSFFLFFEIMTFASYALMVYHRGDEQLEAGFVYIYMGIIGGLMILSGILMLSAYTATFEWTTLAVRFSELGYIKYMIAFFLIVGFGIKAGMAPFHFWMPKVYDGAPIAVIALSSGVLIKVGAYGILKVLSVTFSVDATQGLQFYPKLWEVSANIGFVVIWLGILTMVVGVFMALQQASTKKMLAYHSVSQMGYIIMGAGVAAYLGYIGPMGFVGSMYHMLNHSLFKVLLFMVAGVVYYQTGETNMYKMGSLWRKMPITAALCLIAALGITGMPLFNGYASKTVLHHAIEEAFLYGHPSFEYAEWIFTVVSAGTVCSFIKFFYFIFLRKNKDNETLKIEDPKTMNIPMGILAAFIIFFGVAPNWLMDTALIPAAMAFSYDPEFISNYLIDMNFWNWKDLSGMIIVYALGLGMFLIGMKFHLFHLKLPSWANAERYIYSPVHTVCEKFPDFCVQRYEKPIIFGDTLIYAILLSVILAMLVISRVFV, encoded by the coding sequence GTGAATCTGGCACGTATCATTATTCAAATAGGTTTACCGTTATTATTTGTTGCCTTTGTTGCCATGGAAGTCGTTGTTATCCCGTTGGTAGGCTCAAAGGAAAGAAGACTGCGCAGAACTTTGGTGAAGGCATATATTTTGATAACCACCATATTATTTCTTTTGACATTTCCAGAAGTATTGAGAGAACCTATTATTTATAATATTACCGGTGTTTTCGAAACGGGAATATTCTTTAAGGTAGATCTATTAAACTTTCCATTACTGATATTGGCAGGAATGCTATGGTTAGTAATTGGTTATTTTAGTCGCGAAGATATTAATTATATCTTCTACACCGTAACTTATATTGCAACGATAGGAACGCTTTTAGCAGGAGATTTGCTGAGCTTTTTCCTCTTTTTTGAAATTATGACCTTTGCTTCTTATGCATTAATGGTTTATCACCGAGGTGACGAACAATTAGAAGCTGGGTTTGTGTACATTTATATGGGCATTATTGGAGGTTTGATGATTCTTAGTGGTATTTTGATGTTGTCTGCTTACACAGCAACCTTCGAATGGACAACGCTAGCTGTCCGTTTTAGTGAACTAGGATATATCAAATACATGATAGCTTTTTTCTTAATTGTAGGCTTTGGGATAAAGGCGGGTATGGCACCCTTTCACTTTTGGATGCCTAAAGTCTATGATGGAGCACCTATTGCGGTAATCGCACTATCGTCAGGCGTTTTGATTAAAGTAGGAGCCTATGGAATCTTAAAAGTGTTGTCTGTCACTTTTTCTGTTGATGCAACGCAGGGCCTTCAATTTTATCCAAAGCTATGGGAAGTATCAGCGAATATAGGCTTTGTAGTGATATGGCTTGGTATTTTAACGATGGTAGTCGGAGTTTTTATGGCACTTCAACAGGCAAGCACAAAAAAAATGCTTGCTTACCATAGTGTTTCGCAAATGGGTTATATCATTATGGGAGCAGGTGTTGCGGCGTATCTTGGTTACATTGGACCAATGGGATTTGTGGGAAGTATGTACCATATGTTGAACCATTCTTTATTTAAGGTGTTGCTGTTTATGGTAGCAGGAGTGGTCTACTACCAGACAGGGGAAACGAACATGTATAAAATGGGAAGCTTGTGGAGAAAGATGCCGATTACAGCTGCACTTTGCTTAATAGCGGCTCTTGGGATTACAGGGATGCCCCTGTTTAATGGTTATGCCAGTAAGACGGTGTTGCATCATGCAATTGAAGAGGCATTTCTTTATGGCCATCCCTCCTTTGAATATGCTGAATGGATTTTTACGGTGGTAAGCGCTGGAACCGTATGTTCATTTATAAAATTTTTCTATTTTATTTTTCTAAGAAAAAACAAAGATAATGAGACTTTGAAAATCGAAGACCCTAAAACTATGAATATACCGATGGGAATTTTAGCTGCTTTTATTATTTTCTTTGGAGTGGCACCAAACTGGCTGATGGATACAGCCTTAATACCTGCAGCAATGGCATTCTCCTATGATCCCGAATTTATTTCAAATTATTTAATAGATATGAACTTCTGGAACTGGAAAGATCTTAGTGGTATGATCATTGTATATGCTCTTGGATTGGGAATGTTTCTTATTGGAATGAAATTTCATTTGTTCCATCTTAAACTACCTAGCTGGGCGAATGCAGAAAGGTATATTTACTCACCTGTCCATACGGTATGCGAAAAGTTTCCGGAT